The Paraburkholderia sp. ZP32-5 genome includes a window with the following:
- a CDS encoding aromatic-ring-hydroxylating dioxygenase subunit beta, with protein sequence MSTLTQQPVQTVSADVRFGIMDLYAAYTAALDEARYKDWAECFTANAEYRLTTKENHERGLPIGIIYCDGKGMIEDRAFTTSETTIAQPRSLRHIVSGMSIKADGDGYIVGSEFLILQTMLDRMTEIVMSGRYIDRVVLDGDRLLFASRICVTDTLLYPTSVVAPV encoded by the coding sequence ATGAGCACGTTGACTCAACAACCCGTGCAAACCGTTTCGGCGGACGTACGCTTTGGCATCATGGATCTGTACGCGGCGTACACGGCCGCGCTCGACGAAGCCCGCTACAAGGACTGGGCCGAGTGCTTTACCGCGAACGCCGAGTATCGGCTGACCACGAAGGAAAACCACGAGCGCGGGCTGCCGATCGGCATCATTTACTGCGACGGCAAGGGCATGATCGAAGACCGCGCGTTCACGACGTCGGAAACGACGATCGCGCAGCCGCGCTCGCTGCGGCACATCGTCAGCGGCATGTCGATCAAGGCCGATGGTGATGGCTATATCGTCGGCTCGGAATTTCTGATCCTGCAGACGATGCTCGACCGGATGACGGAAATCGTGATGTCGGGGCGTTACATCGATCGCGTCGTGCTCGATGGAGACCGCCTGCTGTTCGCGAGCCGCATTTGCGTGACCGATACGCTGCTGTACCCGACTTCGGTGGTAGCGCCGGTTTAA